CTACACACGTTTTACGGCCTATGGTTCATCGGCCATGCTCGGACTTTCGTTTTACCCCATGTCTGACGATGTGTCGAAAAAACTGTTTACCGTGCCGCCGCTGCTGCGGCCCGAAGTGGTGAAACAGCATGCCAGCCGGGGCAATCATTTTCTGGTGTATATGGTTAATGCGGGCTATCTGAATGATGTGGCCAAATGGCACAGCACACATACCGAACTCGAGTTTCATGTATTTACCGACCGCAAACAGGAAGCCGAAACCGAAATGCTGCACGAGAATTTTTATGTGCATACACTCAGCGACGTGAAGTTTCTGAAATACATGTCGTCGTGCAGCGGACTCATCACCACAGCCGGTTTCGAATCGGTGTGTGAGGCAATGTATCTGGGCAAGCCGGTGTTTATGATTCCGGTAGAATATCATTTCGAGCAGTTCTGCAACTCGCGCGATGCGCACAAGGCCGGTGCAGGCATTTACAGCACGAAATACGATATTGAACGGTTTCTGAAATGGCTTCCCTCCTACACGTCGCGTTCGGGCGAGTTTAAGGAATGGGCCACACAGGCCGATCACCTTATCGGCAATCATATCCTGCGCATTCTTCACACACACCAGCAAACGGCCACCGGCATTCGCCCGGGTGCTGCCGAGGTTTAAACTAACTTCTATCTTTGCACCTATGAGCCGCAAACGCATTGCGTTTATCATCAATCCCAATTCGGGCAGCAACCGGAGCACAAACCGCACCGAGCTTATCCGCAAGCTTCTGCCGCAAACGGCCGACTGTACCATTATCGAATGGAACCAGGTAAACGACCGCGACCGGATTTTTGCCGATGTGCTTGCCGGCAATTACGACATAGCCGTGGCCTGCGGCGGCGACGGCACCGTAAACCAGCTTGCACACGTACTAAGCGGCAGCAATACGGCGCTGGGCATTTTGCCTTTCGGCTCGGGAAACGGGCTGGCACGCCACCTGGGCATACCCATGAATGTAGCGGCAGCCATGCGCATTATTGAAGGCGGGCATTGTGTGGAGATGGACAAAGGCCACATCAATGACCTTACGTTTTTCTGCACGGCCGGCACCGGTTTCGATGCACGCATCGGCCAGCTTTTTGCCGAAAGCAACACACGCGGCTTCTGGACTTACGCCAAAATTACCCTGCGCGAACTGCGAAGCTACACCCCCGAAACCTACACCATTGAGGTTGACGGCCTCACCTACAAGCACAAAGCCTTTCTGGTTACTGTAGCCAATGCCGGACAGTATGGCAACAATGCATGGATTGCCCCGCTTGCATTGGTAAACGACGGTATATTGCACGTATCGGTGCTCGGCAAATTCAGCTGGTACGATGTGCCTGCACTCATCTGGCGCATGTTCGGACAAACCATTGACCGTTCCAACTTAGTGAGCACCTACGCCGGAAAATCAATAAAGATAACCCGCGAAAGCGACGGCCCTGCTCATTTCGACGGTGAGCCGGCCATGCTTGAAAAGGTGCTGAACGTAAGTATTTCGCCCTCGGCGCTGCGTGTGGTGGTGCCGCAACAGTTTAAGGGCTGAGGCGCTATTCAACCACGCGAATCACTTTAATAAACCGTTTGGGATAATTGCTGCCCGGATATTGCGTAATGACCACGCCGCGGTGTTTGTCGGACGAGGAGGCGTGAATGAACTGCAGCGGAGCGCCGGGTTCGGATATAACAATGCCTACGTGTCCGGCGCGGCGTTCGCGCGGGTTGGTGCCGGTAAATACAATTACGTCGCCTTTGCGGGCCTGTTCAATGGGAATTTCGCGGCCGGTGTGCATGTAATCGCGCGAGGAACGCGGGAGTGCGATGCCGAAATGCGCAAACACAAAACTCACAAAGCCTGAGCAGTCGAATGCATCGGGACCGGCGTGTGCATATTTGTAAGGTTTACCAAGATGCTGTTTGGCATAGGCCACAATGCTGTCGGCCCGGCTCATGGGCGCGGCGGCGGTAGTGTCTTGCGGCGTTTGCGCACATACACTCAGGCTGAAAATGCCAAGCACAATACCCAGGAGAAATTGCTTCATCAGCGTTGCTCAAAAAATTCGTAGGCATTTACCAGATCGAGATACACCCCGTCGAATCCGGCATCGGCCACACGGCGAAGATACGAATCGTTGCTGCCGCAAATGATTTCCTGCCACGAAGCATCCCAGTAACGTACATAATAATTATCCAGCCACGACGGATCTTCGATGTCTATGAATGCAGGCGGTTGTGCATTCCAGCCGTTTTGCCAGTAGTAGCGGTAGCTTTCGGCCTGACCAATGCTCATGTAGCAAAGCAGTGTGCGGGTGCCGCCGCCGGGTTTGTTGCGCAGGCGGGTTACATCAGCCGCAGTGAGTATTTCGGGCTCATCGCCGCCGGTAAAAAACAGGTCGATGATGAAGATATCATAATTGGTCTGCTCCAGCGCGCGCAGGTATTCTTCTTTAGTGGCAAACTTTTCAGGCGCAATCAGGTAAAGAAAATTGCGGCCGTTCAGCCCGTTTGTATTTGCAGTGTTTACGTTAAACGGCGTGGCCGGATAGCCCGGAATTTTATCCAGCTCACGGCTGTCGGCGGCCATGGAAATAAAGCCGAGCGCCTGATTGCGGGCATACGAATCGTCCATTTTCGACGGTGT
The Bacteroidota bacterium genome window above contains:
- a CDS encoding glycosyl transferase, whose product is MRVFFIIQGEGRGHLTQALAMQQLLHEKGIEVCGAVVGSNKNRQIPEFFSRRMQPVTVTLLPSPNFVKWKNRGINLSGTAWQTITHLRRYRRSVKLLDALIRSTQPDLIINFYEPLSALWKFRYRGKVPVVSVAHQYMMLHKRFAHPKGHWLDRQILNGYTRFTAYGSSAMLGLSFYPMSDDVSKKLFTVPPLLRPEVVKQHASRGNHFLVYMVNAGYLNDVAKWHSTHTELEFHVFTDRKQEAETEMLHENFYVHTLSDVKFLKYMSSCSGLITTAGFESVCEAMYLGKPVFMIPVEYHFEQFCNSRDAHKAGAGIYSTKYDIERFLKWLPSYTSRSGEFKEWATQADHLIGNHILRILHTHQQTATGIRPGAAEV
- a CDS encoding YegS/Rv2252/BmrU family lipid kinase, encoding MSRKRIAFIINPNSGSNRSTNRTELIRKLLPQTADCTIIEWNQVNDRDRIFADVLAGNYDIAVACGGDGTVNQLAHVLSGSNTALGILPFGSGNGLARHLGIPMNVAAAMRIIEGGHCVEMDKGHINDLTFFCTAGTGFDARIGQLFAESNTRGFWTYAKITLRELRSYTPETYTIEVDGLTYKHKAFLVTVANAGQYGNNAWIAPLALVNDGILHVSVLGKFSWYDVPALIWRMFGQTIDRSNLVSTYAGKSIKITRESDGPAHFDGEPAMLEKVLNVSISPSALRVVVPQQFKG
- a CDS encoding C40 family peptidase; translated protein: MKQFLLGIVLGIFSLSVCAQTPQDTTAAAPMSRADSIVAYAKQHLGKPYKYAHAGPDAFDCSGFVSFVFAHFGIALPRSSRDYMHTGREIPIEQARKGDVIVFTGTNPRERRAGHVGIVISEPGAPLQFIHASSSDKHRGVVITQYPGSNYPKRFIKVIRVVE
- a CDS encoding endo alpha-1,4 polygalactosaminidase — its product is MNAKYFFLPVFSFTLLAFGACQQSETAGVDYRAEMRAFVQKINTQAELMRPGFLVVPQNGEALLTTDGKPDGTPATGYINAIDGFGREELFYGYNNQDDLLTPESEERTGWQEMCVLGNSLGKKILVTDYCSTPSKMDDSYARNQALGFISMAADSRELDKIPGYPATPFNVNTANTNGLNGRNFLYLIAPEKFATKEEYLRALEQTNYDIFIIDLFFTGGDEPEILTAADVTRLRNKPGGGTRTLLCYMSIGQAESYRYYWQNGWNAQPPAFIDIEDPSWLDNYYVRYWDASWQEIICGSNDSYLRRVADAGFDGVYLDLVNAYEFFEQR